agttgacaacacatagagacggtccctacccaacagcgggctcacagtctaaaagaatagatGCCGCAATAAAAGGGTAGGCCGGAATAGGAATAATGTTCCAAGGGAGGATAAAAGTTTGAAGCAGGCAGGGAAGCGCCGAGAGGGAGTTTGAGGGGACTTGGCGCGGTGTCTCACCCATAGTGGGTGTTCGATACATACGGTTATCTAGTATTACCcacaagcgtttagtgcagtgctctgcacacagtaagcactcaataagtacaactgaatgaagtctAACGATGAAACCGAAAAGCCACAAATCCACAGCAATAATTTGGAATTGAGCGGGGGTAATATAGCACCCAGAACAATACCACAGGCCAATGGGTACCCAAAAAAAGGGAGGAGACGGAAATAAGAACCTTTTCATTCCCTTCCCCGTTTCTCCTCATCAAACCTTCCCCCGAGGCTGGTTAAAAGTCACTAGTTCCTTCTCCCCGGACACTCACCACGCAGACATCATCGACACACCTCTCCCATGGGAACGAGCGACtcgggaagaaaaaagaaaaaaaagtaccaGATCTGAGACCCAGTGAAATCACGCTATAATTTAGAGCTTGAATTAACCTGTCCAACTCACCTACAGGTTGTTTATTGTTTTTGCTAAGAAAATGATTTAATGACTTCCGTTATCTCCAAGTACATCCTGGTTCTAATTACTAAAGAAAATGCATCGTTCCAGCCCCAGCTCAGGTGACTGagggtaaggaaaaaaaaatcacccagaccTCCACAGCACAGCCTTATTGAATTACCAAGTTTATTTTAAACTACATAAATGTTACCGATAATGTGCTTTTTCACTTTATGCATCACAAAGACGTTTAGTGATACCTAACATAGCAATTAACTTTTGTCCACAAGACATACTTTGTCAAACAATGTGATCAAACCAAAGAGCATCTTTTAAAAAGGATTATTATACTTGGTTACATAGCTGACTGGTAAGAGTCATGTGTGATGCTTCCCATTATAAAGCAATGAAAAAGACCGGATCCATTAGAAATTATTAGTGTACAATTAAAGCTGTACAGATTAAATGAAGGCCCCAGAGAGAAGGCAGAAAAACAAGACTATCAACACGATAATTACAAAAATTAAAATTACAATTGGTTATTTCCTCTGTGATACAAACACATTATTCCCAGCATTAGTATGCACTTGAGCAAAatattggggggaaaaaatgaaactTATCATTGGCTTTTTGCTCTACTTATAAAAGACCGAGAGGCACACAAAACACTTTACAAATGGCAAGtttttgaagaaagggagcagtGGAGTGTCATCCTCTAAAACTAGCCCCTAGTGTTTCTCACACTCATTGTGTGGGAAACCATATTTACATTCTGAATTGGCTGGCTCTCCCATTAAATTTGCACCTCTGCTGCATTTAGCTCCTCCGTGGAAACGTCTTCAAGCAGTTAAACAGTAACTCCACCGGATAACCAGCAATACCCACTGTTCCTTTACATTCTGTGCTTTGACATTAGCCACTAATTTCATGCACGTATGATTTTTATGTTATGTACACTTGGCAGAGCTCAAATTTTGACCGTGGACCTCGTCTTTACCCTGATAAAGTCCAACGATTACCAGCTGGAATGAATCAGACGGAAGACACGCGAGAAAGGTTTGACAATCTGGCTCTTGTAGATCCAAATTCTCAGCAAACGTGGATCAATTATCTGACTTTTCATTGGTAATGACAAAACGATCTCTGGCTCACAGCCTGAAATTTCAAAGTCTTCTGTACAATTACTCCTACCCAAAAAAAAAGTCTCCCGAAGGAAGTCCATTTTACTATTAACGGGTCCAGGTGTCTAGACAAAGACCTCAGCTACCTGGGAAGGAAATATTCCAATCTGCTAAAAggaatgcaattttttttaaaaaatataaccCACTATATAATAGTGAACTAAATACTTTTGTTTCATAGAAACAACTTACATTTACCCTAACGGGGCAAATGGTCTATTTACAGATACATCAGGACTGCCTAACTGACAGTGAGTGTTGGCTTCAACCTCCAAATTACATGGAGTTAATACGGCGGTGCTCTTTGCTGAACGGACTTCCCCTTCAGGATACGCCTGAtctgaagaagagagggaaaaaaaagacaaaacaaagtTTCACTCTGCACAAAGCTGTTTAAACttccaaaaaaaaacaaccacaaaAGAAAATTTAAACACACGCATCCCAATCTCCTTCAATCACACAGCACTCTTGCGGGCAGGAGAAAATGGGGGAATAAGGAGGAAAAGCAGCTTTACTATAGTCGCTTGAAAGATTTTATGGATTCTGTGAAGTCAGGGGTGCTATTTTAAGAGTTCTGTTTTACAAACACCAAGGGCACGCAAGGAAATAGGACCTATTAAAATTCCCCAAGGAGGATTATATTCCTTTATTTTCTAAACTTCACAAGAACTGCTCAAATGGCTAGTCAACGCTCGGGTGGCATTTACACGACGTCACTTCAGAAATGTAGGAAAATGAAACTAAGTTGTTTGAATGGCCCCCGTCCCCCTGTCTAAAGGAAGCCAATGGCACGGATGTAATACTACACTAATACAATCTAAGAACTATTTGCTCATTCGCCCCACCCAAAGTCTCTTGTTTTGGTAATCGGCTACCACAGAAATTCATGCTCTTGTTTTAAAGGGATCTGTGCAGGTAGCAAAATGTGGGGAGGGAGCAAGGAATTGCCAGTTTGTCCCGTCTTAAGGTCACTGCTTTGCGCCCCAAAAGCTAGAGAAtggcttctctctcctctcccaggccACCAAGTCTCGCTATCAATCTGACCCAACTAACCTTGTCGCCACAGCCCAGGGCTAGGACCTCCCCACTCTGCTGcatcctcccaaatgcttagcacagtgctccgcaaacggtaagcgctcaataataataataatgatggcatttattaagcgcttactatgtgcaaagcgcttaattataagcactggggaggttacaaagggatcaggttgtcccacggtgggctcacagtctcaatccccgttttacagacgagggaactgaggcacagagaagtgactggcccacagtcacacagctgacaattggcagggtcgggattcgaacccatgaccccctgcttccgaagcccctgctctttccaccgagccacacttcAGTAGAAACCGTTAGCAGATGTTCTACGTTCTCCCCACTAGACCACATCGCCCGCCTAGTCTGTTTCCTAGAGCCGCCCGTCTCCTAAATCTCGCGCCGAGTTTCCAgcttacctgttctcccaccggGCCGTCCGGGACCAAGTGCACCGGCTGCTCGTTTTCTAAGTTTCTGGTGCTCGGGTCGGCCCCTTTCCTCATCAGCAGGCGAACGGCATCCAGCTGAGTCAGCCGGTACTGCAGGCTGGCCGCCACGTGGAGGGCAGTGTTACCATTATAAGCctggtggaaggggagagggggcgagAAACCACTCGTCAGTCCCGGGAAATGGGCCACGGTGCTCGCGGCCCCGACCCAGGGGGGCAGGGCACTCTGGTTCCCGGCCCCTGGAAGGGGAAACGCAGAAATTACCTTGGCATTTACAAACGACAGGCAGCTGGGCAGCTCCACGAACAGACGAATGAGTTCCAGGTTGGCCTCTTCGGCTGCCAAGTGCAAAGCTGTGCGGCCGCTTTTGCGGTCCTGGTCGGAGAGAAGGATGGAACAGAGTGCCCTCAAGACCTGTCTTTCTTTGTCTGTCTtacggtatctattaagcactcactatgtgccaggcgtgtaCTAAGAGACAAGGCCAGACacggtgacctggggcaagtcacttgacttctctgggcctcagttacctcctctgtgagccccacatgggacagggactgtgttcaacctcatttgcttgtaaccaccccagcgcttttttttttttgatggcatttattaagcgcttactatgtgcaaagcactgttctaagcgcttagtatagtgcctggcacgtagtaagtgcttaacaaataccacaattattacgtcccccgtggggttcacagctgtTTAAACGGTGCCTTCCCACAGCTAAAGAAAGAATCCCAACGGCGGGGAAAAGCATCACCCTTGTGCAACAGTCAGCTCCACAACTGTACTGGTTTGAAGCTCAAGATGCTAGCACTGATTTTACCCATGAGCGGTGGGGGTGACCGACAAGACTGTCACCCGCTCAACTGTCCCTCCTTGGCTCTGCACGTCCAGAGACCCAATGACAAATTTAAGAGAAACTCCCATTTCAAAACTGTAAACAAAgaatagtctaataataataatgattagcattggttacgtgcttactctgcgccgggccctgtactaagccccagggtgACTACTAGCAAAATCAGCCCCCCACAGGATGCACAGtacttaatcctcgttttacagatgacataactgaggaacagggaagtggagtgaccaaggtcacaagcggacaagtggaggagccagaattagaacccaggtccttctgattcccaggcccatgctctatccacaaggccacgctgcttctctcctctagactgtaagctcattgtgggaagggaatgtgtctactacaaTGTTAtagtgttatgctgtactctcccaagcgcttagtacagctctgcacatagtaagcactcaaatatgagtgGCAGACTGCGACCTAATGCAAGTCTAATGCAGGCATTTGGACTCTGACCCTCAGGGCAGGAGTTCGGCGGAAAGGACCTCCCTGTTTTACCAAGTACAGGACCCGTCTGTGATGATATTCCCAAGTGCTCCTTCGGAGAGCTCAGAAACACTGCGGAGTTTAGGGCAGTTTCCCTTTCTCCTGCTTAACCACAGAGCCCGATTTCAGCTCGACCCGAGGACTCACCCGAGCTTCCACGGTGGCTCCCATCTGAATCAGACACTTGATTGTGTCAACTAGGCTTTTGTTCTTCAGCAGCAGCTCCTGCACCTCGGGCGAATGAGGTTGTTGATTGGTCTGTAGCTCATGGACCACGGCGTTGTGGGCCACCACAGCGCAGTGGAGAGCCGTCAAGcctaaaagacagagagagagagacagaaccgTGAGCCAGAAGCAAAACGTTGGCCAGAAGACTTCCACTGTGCTTTCATCTTCATCATTTTCCATGGCCAGGCTCATCTTTGGAAGAGCTGGACCGCAAACCACTTCATTAACTCCACTACTAAAATTAATGCAAAGGAAAACTGAGGTCTTTTGGGTCAGACTGTGAAGAGTGAAAAAAGAAGATAAGGAGATATGGTACTATGGGCATTTTAAAATACAAATAATGAGTAAGGTAGTAGTCATCATATTCATtctgcgcctactgtgtgcagacagctagctgtactaagcgctgagaaagaatacacaggtgggaattagacatagtccctggggAGAAGTGGAGTAATTTAGAAGATCATTTAAAAGTGTATTCTCCCGGGAGCTCTTACTTAAAGGTGACTGAGCGGGGCTTTTGTAGAAATGAACACACCCTGGTAAGTTCTTTTCATTATTAAATAGAATCCTTTTTAACCAAGGTTGTTTTCCCTGACCACCTCCTACATAATTCCCCATCAACCTCTCCAGAAACCAACAGAGGCTTCATTTGGAGCAGGAAAGCACTCCATCTGCGATTACCGCGTAGGTGtcacctcacacacacacacacacaaaaaaaaaattctagcttcaaccctcttcttcccttctgggtcactatTCAAGAGCAGGCCCCGCTAAGCGCCAATGACCACATCCATCGCTCCCAGATCAAATTCCACAGTCCTCACCGTCGTAGTTGGTGGCTTCGAGGTCCACAAATTGGTTACTCCTGATGGCGCCCTTCTGGATCGCCTGCACGGACAGAAGGGAGATACGTCTCAGGGGCACAGAACGACGGTCCAGAAATGCGGAATGAGAGGGGGCTGCACCCGAGAGAAGACTCCAAGGGATGACCTGTTTTCACTTTACCTGCAGGACTTGCGAGTGGCCCTTTTCCGCGCAGACGTGCAGGGGTGTCCTTCCccaacaatccatggtattcacctGGGCCCCGAGGTTCACGAGGTCTTGCACGATGAGGTGCTGATTGGCAGCCACCGCTACTTGAAAAGCACTCTGCAGGTGAAGGAGGCggggtgagggaaagaaaagaaagaaaagcattTGCTTACCACCTACCAAGATAACAGGAAATACCATTTATGAAAAAAAAGGCTCACTCAAAGAAAACAAACTCTAATAAGCAgtccttatttaaaaaaaacaaggaaGCTAGGATAAATTTAGGTGGTAGAACCTGACTAGCATAAGATTATTCCCTGGTGAAAAAACCACTGCTTTGGATTAGTCAAGATGAATGCTGGCAAACAGTAAACACCTCTAAATTAATATCGATGGGTAATCTGAGACTTGAGCTCTTAGCTGAACTAGACACCGCCAACTTttaaactatcaatcaatggtatttactgaatgctcaccaggtgcagagcactgtactacgcgcttgggagagtataacggtaaacagacacattccctgcccataacaagctttcagtctagagggggagacaagacattaataaACAATTcgtaatataatttaaagatatgtacacaactactgtggggctggaggggtggggcaaatagatgcccaaaggtcacagatctaagtgcacggATGATGCgggaatcggggaaggcctctcggaggagacgtcACCTGAAGAATAACTGTGAACTAGTTTTGCCACTGAAAGCCCAGACGGCCATCAAATGCCTCACCTGACCGTTGTGCTCTTTGATATCCAGCATATGAACAGCCCGCATCTTCCTCGCCAGGACGTAGGAGAGGGCTCTTCGTCCCTGGGCGACAGCAATGTGAAGGAatctagtgggagaaaagaaaaagaagaaaaaaaaaaatcacaagacaTTTGAGACATCTTTTCTTATggagacacagagggggaccCTATGCTGGCCTCTGCGTAAGTACAATGCAGCCTAATTTTAGTCACCTGGATGTCGATCTGGAACTACCCCATCCCCAATTCTGCGTGTCAGACTGTGAgcgtgtctagactgtgagtttgttgtgggcaggggatgtgtctatcaatcgtcagactgtgctctcccaagcgcttagtccagtgctaggcGCACAGTACGCACACAATAAAAGCGCCCGATTGCTCCACCACCCCCCAGTCGACCGAAAAGGAGCTCTGGATCCCCCCCGACCGGTGATCGTCACAAAACGTGCAGAAGTTAAGTTCCACTCACGTGTCACCGTCTGAATCTTTGGCAACAAAGTGCTCTTGGGAGATGTTGGCCAGCTTGTTTTCTTCCTGCTCCACCTGCCACTGGAAGAACGACTTGCCTAGCTGGGTCGTGGTCATTGTATTTCCAGGGACGCCCTGGGGTGGCAGGGAGACATTTAACGCCGTCGACAGGCCCAGGGATTCACAGCCGTCGTTCGACATCAGGCTGAAGTCCTGGCCGGCCGTCTCGCGCGGATGCAGGGCGCCGGCCGGCCCTTGGCCGGGGACGGTCGGGCTCTCGGACTCCCCGGGCCCGTTCAGGAAAGAGGGGAAGCTCTGGGACCAAAAATACTGCAGGTCCTGACCGTCAAACTGGTTGGGTTCGTAGctgggggactgagaactgacggAATACGGACTGCACTCCAGGGCTGAGCCGGGAGTATAATGCTGCGGCTGCTGCATATCCTGCCTCTGTGGGGAAGCAAACGGATACAGCTGAGACGGCTCCGTGACGTGGGAGGGGCTGCCCGCTTGGAAAGGTTGGTACTTCGGAGACGGCGAGAAGACCGGCCCGCCTTGGAAGTCATGAGGGTGCCCTCCCGGTGAATTCTGGCTGTGAATCACGGGGCTGCTCCAGTTGACTTGCACGGTCTGCAGGGAAACGGGGCTGGATTCGTTCTTGATGTTTATAATGTTCTGAAGCAGGTCGGCGCCGGCCTCGGGCTTGGGTTCGTTGTTGTGGCCATCTTCCATGCTCTCCGCAGGAGTTGGGGTTTGGGGCGGCGTCTGGGGAAAGAGAGACGAGACGAAACGTACTTCCTTAAGAAACGGAACGATGATAGGGGTTAGTTGGCCAAACGGGAAAGTGAAGCTATTTACCAAAAACTGCGTGAGCCAAGGAGCTGGTCTTTTGCAAACTGGTCCATCAGAGGCGGACTCGGGTGCTTTCCTTTTCCCGCCGTGGGCTAATATGTTCTTCAGCTCTGCACCATCGAAAGGAACTTAGAGTGAGTTTCGAAAAAACTTTACCGGTCGTTATAAAAAATGACCGCTCTTACACCGAGGCCCTTATCGAATACACGCATAAGAAGATCTCGTACCTGCAAACTGCTCAAAGTTCACTGTGCCTTGACCCTAGGAAGGAAAAGGACAAACGACATTTGTGTTTCAGACAGGATTTTTCCTGAAAGTGCATTCCTGCACCTCAACCGGATGAATACCCAGGCTTCCCGCTGTCCCCCAACTGCCCACCCGCCCACTGCAAATCCTTACCATCTtactgacaagagaagcagtatggcctagtggaaagagcacaggactgggaatcaggagacctgggctctaatccctggtctgccactggcctgctgttcacttaccttctctatacttcagcttcctcagttgtaaaatgaggataaaatacctgttctccctccctcttcgaccGTGCCTGATATAATGACCTTAAGtccaacccagggcttagcatgGAGTAAGAGTTTAATACACACTATTATTAATGACAATCACACCATTATTGACTTTCTTTTTCTATATCACATCACTGCCAGCCTACTCAACCACTTCTTTAGACTCACACTAAACAAAACGAGGGCTTCCACGCCCTCCCCCCAATTTAAATCGTGCTACGCTTTCTGCCAAATCAGATGTACAATTCACCCACCCGCCCTTTCCCAGTTAAGCCTACGGCACCAAAATCAAATTACCTTGAAATCATCCACGGTTCGGCCAGAGGACATCTGTTTATTATTTCTAATGTGCAAGAGGAGCTCTTTCACTGAGTTTTTCACACGAACTCCTTGGAAGGGTCCTCTCTGCTGTCTTCCACTCCCCATAGGGTTTTCAGCTATTTATAGGGGATGGGaagaaaaacaattttaaaaaaatagagatTAGTATAATCCGTCCTACTCCTCACACCGAGGAGACTAGCCTCATATTGCGAGCTCACGGATAAAGCAGGGCTAGTCTTTGCTGCCATTCCCATGGCTCGCTAAGCTGTTGGGGTAATTAATGAGATTTACCAGGAAAGAACCCTGAGCTCTACAAATAAACAGCAATACGAGGCTCACAAAAAGAGATTAACGGTGTGTTATTTCCACCCGATTCTGGAGAACATAGGATGAACTTCACTGAACTTCCTTTAATCCTCCCAATCGCCAAAAGCCGACCAGAGTTTGGATTTGCTCTCTAGCACTTCCTCCTATTCATTAAGTTTTGCACATAGCTGACAAACGACATTACTACCTTAAGAgtcacatacgcacacacaaacgcacaatTTTCCCGTCTGATGGTTTTCAAAACTGGATTCTGTTTGTCTCccgagcaaaaaaaaaaagggggggggggggggcagtgagaGATCTAAGACTATCTTAAAGGAAAACttgaaaatgttttaaaatggAAAGAATGACTCTAGCATTCCACTACTGACCGCTACTGTGTCATCCCCTCTTGGAAAATAGTCTACCCCAAAACAAACAAGCTTTGAGCCAGGAAGTGAGAGCTACAAACACTAAGCTTGAAGAAGGACAGGAAGCTTGAGAAGCATAATTTCAACACATAAGATTTTGTGTTTattttaacaacaacaacaacaaaaaaattgtaGGGAAATACCACCGGGATCTAAACCAAAGTCCGAGTTCCTTCCGGGCAAATAGGCGCTGAGTGATTGGCTTCGGTAGAGGACGGGGACGGTTTTCACTTTCAGAAATCCCCTATGGTTGATTACCATCGGTTTTCTGGAGGCCAGAACTAAAATCTAAGACCAGTGACAAAACAGGTCCTTAAATTTCCCAACACCATCACCATCCAGTACCGGTAACGCTGGCCGTACGGCAGTGGGGTCAAACGGAACTACtgtctttcttttcctttaatCCTCAAGAATTAAAAACTTGGAGCAATGTTTCTGAGCGCACTCTATACGACACAGACACGCAGTTTACAAAACGTGACctcggggtgggaagaggggcggTTATGGAACAAAAAGCATCTAATCCAAATTTTAATTGGCCGTCGTGTTTTGAGccccctgttgagtagggaccgtctctatatgttgccaacttgtacttcccaagcgcttagtacagtgctctgcacacagtaagcgctcaataaatacgattgaatgaatgaatgaatgaagaatactaTCAACCCCAAAGGGCCCCACCAAGAACTAATTCTTCACTAAGAAACCAGAGAGAAAAAACATCCTGTGCCCCGTGAGAATGAAAGTCAAAAGAAAGGGATGTATTTTGTCTCTTAAATCacccattataaattatttatttacatttaacacccgccttgccctctagactgtaaactcgttatgggctgggACTGCGAAGGCTTATTCTGTggaatcacactctcccaagggtttcagtgctctgaacacaggaagcgctcaatagataccattgattgatcgagtgatGCTCGAATTGGCATGCCCAGCTGTACGGAGACTCGCACTAGACGCGACCGTCGAACCCCCCAGAAATCCCAAATACCCCGGAGATGTTGGTGGAGATATTCCCAAGCTCTTGTCACTTGGTCCTTCTGAacaacagtgcttaatacagcgctctgcacacggtaagcgctcaattatctGACTCATCAATGGTTGCATCCTTCCTTATCCCTCCTCCGGGAGTTTTAAGAAGGGAATAAAACCTGGAGGGATTGCAACAGGCTTTGGACTCCGGCCAAGATGGAGCTCGTCCCGATCTGTCCCAAGGAAATagacggggctgggggaggctctgcacacagtaagcgctcaataaatacaattgattgattgattgattgataagggaggaaggagaggacgcCTCTCCTCACACACACCCAGGGACTTGGCTAGGGCCCAGCAGGCAGGGGACGATTTGGGGGCGAGGAGGTTGCTTTTCAacaaggcagtgtggcttagtggaaagagcacaggcctgggagtaaggagaccccggttctcaccccagctcagcTAATATTGCCTGATTAGACTGCTCGCTTAACCTCTCCGtacctccgttttctcatctgtaaagtggggatttaagaaATTAAAAATAACCATTTTTCATCCTTCAGGCTCAGAGTGAGGGACTGtctgcccaagcacttaaccaataacagcgtcaccaactctgttgtattagagTCTGCCCGCGGTGAGCTctcgataccactgactgaaatgaataatgagaagcagtgtggtctagtggctagagcccgggcatcagaaggacctgagttttgttgggtttttttttataatggcatttattaagcgcttactatgtgcaaagcactgttctaagcgctggggaggttacaaggagatcaggttgtcccacaggggggctcacagtcttcatccccattttacagatgagggaactggggcccggagaataataataataataatggcatttgttaagcgtttactatgtgtgaagcactgttctaagcgctggggaggttacaaggtgatcaggttgccccacgtggggctcacagtcttaacccccattttacagaggcccagagaagtgaagtgacttgcccaaagtcacacagctgacaattggcagagccgggatttgaacccctgacctctgactccaaagcccgggctctttccactgagccccgctgagttctcatcccgactccaccacttgtctgctgcgtgaccctgggcacgtcatttcacttcttggcgcctccgtttccccatctctaaaatgaggattaagactgtgagccccgtgtgggacagggtctgcacccaccccagtgctcagtacggtgcctggcacatagtaagcatgtaacaaataccaggatgaaaaaaagtcacttgatttccctgtaccccagtttcctcatccgtaaaatggggatgaagactatgagtcccatgtgagacagggaccgtgtccaacctgattagctggtagccacccccagcgctttgcatactgcctggcacctagtaagcgcttaa
This sequence is a window from Tachyglossus aculeatus isolate mTacAcu1 chromosome 24, mTacAcu1.pri, whole genome shotgun sequence. Protein-coding genes within it:
- the NFKBIZ gene encoding NF-kappa-B inhibitor zeta isoform X2 → MGSGRQQRGPFQGVRVKNSVKELLLHIRNNKQMSSGRTVDDFKGQGTVNFEQFAELKNILAHGGKRKAPESASDGPVCKRPAPWLTQFLTPPQTPTPAESMEDGHNNEPKPEAGADLLQNIINIKNESSPVSLQTVQVNWSSPVIHSQNSPGGHPHDFQGGPVFSPSPKYQPFQAGSPSHVTEPSQLYPFASPQRQDMQQPQHYTPGSALECSPYSVSSQSPSYEPNQFDGQDLQYFWSQSFPSFLNGPGESESPTVPGQGPAGALHPRETAGQDFSLMSNDGCESLGLSTALNVSLPPQGVPGNTMTTTQLGKSFFQWQVEQEENKLANISQEHFVAKDSDGDTFLHIAVAQGRRALSYVLARKMRAVHMLDIKEHNGQSAFQVAVAANQHLIVQDLVNLGAQVNTMDCWGRTPLHVCAEKGHSQVLQAIQKGAIRSNQFVDLEATNYDGLTALHCAVVAHNAVVHELQTNQQPHSPEVQELLLKNKSLVDTIKCLIQMGATVEARDRKSGRTALHLAAEEANLELIRLFVELPSCLSFVNAKAYNGNTALHVAASLQYRLTQLDAVRLLMRKGADPSTRNLENEQPVHLVPDGPVGEQIRRILKGKSVQQRAPPY
- the NFKBIZ gene encoding NF-kappa-B inhibitor zeta isoform X1 produces the protein MGSGRQQRGPFQGVRVKNSVKELLLHIRNNKQMSSGRTVDDFKGQGTVNFEQFAELKNILAHGGKRKAPESASDGPVCKRPAPWLTQFLTPPQTPTPAESMEDGHNNEPKPEAGADLLQNIINIKNESSPVSLQTVQVNWSSPVIHSQNSPGGHPHDFQGGPVFSPSPKYQPFQAGSPSHVTEPSQLYPFASPQRQDMQQPQHYTPGSALECSPYSVSSQSPSYEPNQFDGQDLQYFWSQSFPSFLNGPGESESPTVPGQGPAGALHPRETAGQDFSLMSNDGCESLGLSTALNVSLPPQGVPGNTMTTTQLGKSFFQWQVEQEENKLANISQEHFVAKDSDGDTFLHIAVAQGRRALSYVLARKMRAVHMLDIKEHNGQSAFQVAVAANQHLIVQDLVNLGAQVNTMDCWGRTPLHVCAEKGHSQVLQAIQKGAIRSNQFVDLEATNYDGLTALHCAVVAHNAVVHELQTNQQPHSPEVQELLLKNKSLVDTIKCLIQMGATVEARDRKSGRTALHLAAEEANLELIRLFVELPSCLSFVNAKAYNGNTALHVAASLQYRLTQLDAVRLLMRKGADPSTRNLENEQPVHLVPDGPVGEQVSWKLGARFRRRAALGNRLGGRCGLVGRT